Below is a window of Streptomyces genisteinicus DNA.
AGGACGGCGCGCGGCTCGCCCGCGAGGGCGCGGGCCAGCTGGACGCGCTGCCGCTGGCCGCCCGAGAGCTGGTGGGGGTACTTGTCCTCGTGGCCGGTGAGTCCTGTGCGCCCCAGCCAGCCCCGGGCCCGTTCCCGCCGCGCGGCGCGCGGCACACCCCTGACGGCGAGCGGCAGTTCGACGTTGCGGCGCACGGTCCGCCAGGGCAGGAGCGCGTCCTCCTGGAAGACCAGCGCCCGTTCGGCGCCGGGACCGCGCACCCGGTCGCCGTCCTGGGTGACCTCGCCGGAGAGCGGGGGCAGCAGGCCGGCGAGGGTGCGCAGCAGGGTGGACTTGCCGCAGCCGGAGGGGCCGACGACGGCGAGGATCTCGCCGGGGAGGACGTCCAGGCCGACGTCCTCCAGGACGGTCCCGCCCTCTCCGCGCCGGCCCAGCGCGGCCCCGCGCAGCCCGAGCCGGGTGCCGGTGCCGGCACGGCCGGCGGGGCCGGTGGTGCTGCCGGCGCCGGTGGTCGTGGTGCTCATGGGTGCCTCTCCCCGGTGGCGGTGGCGGTGTTGGTGGCAGTGGCAGTGGCAGTGGCGGCGGTGGCGGGGCGGTCCGCGGGCTCCCGTCCGGGGCGCGTCGCGCGGGCCGTCGTCCGGCCGGTGCCGCGGGGCAGCCACCGCGTCACCCGTCGGCCCGCCACCTCGACGGCGGTGGAGGTGAGCCAGCCGAGGACGCCGATGGTGACCATGCCGACGAAGACGCCGGGGTAGTCGACGACCGTGTAGTCCTGCCAGGTGCGGTATCCCACCCCGTACTCGCCGGAGATCATCTCGGCCGAGATCACGCAGATCCAGGACACCCCGATGCCCACCGAGAGCCCGCCGAGGACGCCGGGCAGGGCGCCCGGCAGGACCACCGACCACAGCACCCGTCCGCGGCCGCCGCCCATGGTCCGCACCGCTTCCTCCCAGACGGGCGCGAGCGCGCGCACCGCGTGGCGGGTGGAGACCGTGACGGGGAAGAAGGCCGCGGTGAACGTGATGAAGACGATGCCCTGCTCGTTGCTCGGGAAGAGCAGGATCGCCACCGGCACCAGGGCGATCGCCGGTATCGGCCGCAGCACCTCCAGCAGCGGGCCGATCACGTCCTCGGCCACCCGCGAGCGGGCGACCGCCGTGCCGACGGCGACGCCCGCGACGGCCGCGAGCAGGAAACCGGTCACGATCCGGGTGACGCTGTCGGTCAGGTCCTGCCAGTAGGTGGCCCCGCCGACGCGCTCTCCGAAGGCCCGCGCCACCTCGGTGACGGTGGGGAACTGCTCGAACCGCAGCCACAGGTTCACGTCCTGCGCGGTCAGCAGCTGCCAGAGCCCGAGCGCGGCGGCCAGGGACAGCGCGCGCACCGCGTGGCGGGCCGTGCGGTTCACGAGGCGGCCCGTTCCAGGGCCTGCGCGTACGGCAGGGTGCGCGCTCCCGGGTGCGCGGCGATCCAGTCGGCGGCGGCGGACGGGGCGAGGAACGGCAGCAGTGCGTCGCCGTCGGCGACCCAGACGGCCTTGTCGGCGAACCACGGTGTGCCGGTCGTGGCATCGGGGACGTACGCGGCCCGCACCGCCCCGCGGTCCGCCGCCACCGCGGAGAGCAGGGCCTCGGGGGAGTCGTAGGACCGGGTGGTGCCGTCCTTGCGCCACAGCTCGCCGCGGGCGGCCGGGGCCTTCGCCGTGAGCGCCGCGTCGTATCCGGCGCCGTGCGCGCGTCGCAGGTACCGGTCGTCGACGAAGGCGTCCACGAACGACTCGGCGTCCAGGTCCCCGACGAGCCCGGCCGACGCCAGCACGGGGACGTCCTGCTTCAGCGCGGCGACGAGGTCGGGCCGGACGGCGGTGCCGAAGGTGGCGATGCCGTTGGCGCCGTTGTAGAGGTAGACGACCTCGGCCGGCAGGCCCGTGGCCCGTGCGACGGACTCGGCCGCGGCGACCGGCTTCTCGCGCAGGTACTTTGTCGCGCGGATCTGGGCGCGCAGGAAGTCCTCCAGCACGGCGGTGTGCTCCTCGGCGAAGTCCTCCCGCGCGGTGACGCCGTGGAAGGTCGGCAGGCCGAGGGCCGCGCCGTCGTAGAGCGCCGTCGCCCGCCCCTGGTGGGCGAGGAGCCCCGGCCAGGCCACGAACTGGGAGAGCGCGTCGGCGCTGCCGGACTGGAGCGCCGAAGCGCCCACCGCGGGCTGCTGGTTGAGCTTGCGGATGTCCTTGTCCGGGTCGAG
It encodes the following:
- a CDS encoding ABC transporter permease, translated to MNRTARHAVRALSLAAALGLWQLLTAQDVNLWLRFEQFPTVTEVARAFGERVGGATYWQDLTDSVTRIVTGFLLAAVAGVAVGTAVARSRVAEDVIGPLLEVLRPIPAIALVPVAILLFPSNEQGIVFITFTAAFFPVTVSTRHAVRALAPVWEEAVRTMGGGRGRVLWSVVLPGALPGVLGGLSVGIGVSWICVISAEMISGEYGVGYRTWQDYTVVDYPGVFVGMVTIGVLGWLTSTAVEVAGRRVTRWLPRGTGRTTARATRPGREPADRPATAATATATATNTATATGERHP
- a CDS encoding ABC transporter substrate-binding protein; amino-acid sequence: MTRTAPRALLALALLVPAAAGCGGGAEVGGPDTVTVTVGYQSKTINTVTVGTLLRSLGYFEEELEERGARDGVTYEVRWQDYATGAPITAQMTAGKIDIGSMGDFPLLLNAARGKQLDRPTRLVSVTGYNLRGGLNTIVTAPGSGLTSLRDLKGTKVSTSVGSAADGTLVRALQREGLDPDKDIRKLNQQPAVGASALQSGSADALSQFVAWPGLLAHQGRATALYDGAALGLPTFHGVTAREDFAEEHTAVLEDFLRAQIRATKYLREKPVAAAESVARATGLPAEVVYLYNGANGIATFGTAVRPDLVAALKQDVPVLASAGLVGDLDAESFVDAFVDDRYLRRAHGAGYDAALTAKAPAARGELWRKDGTTRSYDSPEALLSAVAADRGAVRAAYVPDATTGTPWFADKAVWVADGDALLPFLAPSAAADWIAAHPGARTLPYAQALERAAS
- a CDS encoding ABC transporter ATP-binding protein; the encoded protein is MSTTTTGAGSTTGPAGRAGTGTRLGLRGAALGRRGEGGTVLEDVGLDVLPGEILAVVGPSGCGKSTLLRTLAGLLPPLSGEVTQDGDRVRGPGAERALVFQEDALLPWRTVRRNVELPLAVRGVPRAARRERARGWLGRTGLTGHEDKYPHQLSGGQRQRVQLARALAGEPRAVLMDEPFGALDARTRAGMQQLLVEVLRGTGATVVFVTHDVDEALFLGDRVALLGGGTLLDVLAVPRPRDRDARNDPRTGALRRTVLASLDTD